The nucleotide window TTTTTTGGATGGCATGGGCAAAAGTTGCATCTAAATCTTGGCCGAATTTTTGTTTGAAGTGGCTTTTATTTACACCGTCCACTTTTCGCAGGCCTAAAAACATTTCTTCTTCCATTTTTTCTTTTAGCGTAAGTTCTTTTTGTTGGAACGCTGGTAATTTATTTTCTTGTAAGGGTTCCATGTATTTTTTGATTGGTCCAAAATTGCTGTATCGTGTGTTGCCTACATAACCATGTGCTCCGGCGCCGAATCCGTAATAATGTTCGTTGCTCCAGTAAGTAATATTGTGTTTACTTTGGAAGCCTTCTTTGGCAAAATTACTAATTTCATATTGTTTGCGGCCGTGCTTTTCCATTTCGTTTAGCAATAAGTCATACATATTTGCTTCGGCGTCTTGGCCTGGAAGGAAGAGTTTTCCTTTTTGCATCAAATTGTAGAAAATCGTTTTTGGTTCGATGATTAGTGAGTATGCGGAATAATGCGGTAAATCAAGGTCGAGCGCTTGCTTCAATGTGTCTTTGAAGTCAGCTTCGGTTTGTCCCGGTAAGCTAAAAATCAAATCGATACTCACATTATCAAAGCCAATTTTGCGCATATTTTCAACAGATTGATAGACATCTTTCACAGTATGAATACGGCCGATTTTTTTGAGCAGTTCGTTGTTGAAACTTTGAACTCCCATACTAATGCGGTTAACGCCGTGATCTTGCATCGCTTGTAATTTGGATAGCGAAAGGTCCCCTGGGTTTGCTTCGAAGGAAAACTCGATCTCTTTTTTAAGCGGTAAAATTTCTTGGATTGCTGTGCAAAGTCTCGCAATTTGCGCTTCGTTTAAGGTTGTAGGTGTTCCGCCACCGACAAAAACTGTGTCAACTGGCGCGATTGGTCCTTTTGCAGCCGTTAGTTCCATTTCTTTTATAAGTAAATCTACGTATTCATCGACAGGTTGTCCTTCTAAGAATACTTTATTAAAATCGCAGTAATAACAAATGTGTTCGCAAAACGGAATATGAATGTATACCGCCGAACTTTCATTACTCGATTGGTTCGTATTTATCATTTTCATCAATTCCTTGCACTTAAAATTTGCTTCGTTGTCCACTAGTCAGTTTAACATATTTTCAAGTGCTTTTGTGGAGGATTCGCTTTTGATCTAGTAAATGATACTTCGCTAAACTATCAACCGCGGCTAGAACGGCTTCTTCTTTTGTGGAAATTGGTGCCCATCCTAAAATGTCTTTCGCTTTTGCGTTGCTTATTTGGCGATTCATATTAATCATTAACTCACCCTCTTTGGCATGCTTGTTAAATAAAGCGGCAACTTTAATGGCGGCATTAGGAAGTGTTTTACTTGGCATTTTGGAAACTAGCTCAGGGCGTTCTTGCCGTAGTAATGTAGCGATGTCCGCCATGCTAATCTCCCCGTCTGCTGATGCAATAAAACGCTCGCCGTTCGCTTCTGGCGTAATCATTGCGCGGATATGCAAGTCGGCAACATCACGTGCATCTACAACGTTTAACGGAATGTTTATAACGCGTTTCATCGAACCATTCAGCAGGCCTGTTAATAATTCAAAGCTTCCAGAAACGTGACTACTTTGCGATGGGCCAAAAATCGCGACAGGATTAATCGTTGCAAATTCTAGCTCTGTTTCATTTTCCATGAATTTCCATGCTTCTTTTTCTGCGATTAATTTGGACTTTTCATAGGCGGATAATCCTTTGACATTTTCATCTGTCCAATATTCTTCGGTTGTAATAGTATTTTTGTCCGCGTTGCTAAAACCGATTGCTCCGAAATTAGAGGTCATCACTACGCGTTTTACTTTGGCTTCTTTGGCCGCTTTTAAAATCCTTGTAATGCCTTCTATCGCAGGGCGAATTAATTCGTCTTCGTTTTTGAATTTACCAAAAAACACTGGTGAGGCAACGC belongs to Listeria swaminathanii and includes:
- the hemW gene encoding radical SAM family heme chaperone HemW, whose protein sequence is MINTNQSSNESSAVYIHIPFCEHICYYCDFNKVFLEGQPVDEYVDLLIKEMELTAAKGPIAPVDTVFVGGGTPTTLNEAQIARLCTAIQEILPLKKEIEFSFEANPGDLSLSKLQAMQDHGVNRISMGVQSFNNELLKKIGRIHTVKDVYQSVENMRKIGFDNVSIDLIFSLPGQTEADFKDTLKQALDLDLPHYSAYSLIIEPKTIFYNLMQKGKLFLPGQDAEANMYDLLLNEMEKHGRKQYEISNFAKEGFQSKHNITYWSNEHYYGFGAGAHGYVGNTRYSNFGPIKKYMEPLQENKLPAFQQKELTLKEKMEEEMFLGLRKVDGVNKSHFKQKFGQDLDATFAHAIQKTTAKGWLENNEENVALTRSGRFLGNNVFQEFL
- a CDS encoding SDR family oxidoreductase, which gives rise to MKNNVLVTGGTGFLGMHIIFQLLQKGYNVKTTVRSLKSKDKVIEVLKNNGIADFTQLSFAEVDLSKDAGWKEAMLDRDYVLSVASPVFFGKFKNEDELIRPAIEGITRILKAAKEAKVKRVVMTSNFGAIGFSNADKNTITTEEYWTDENVKGLSAYEKSKLIAEKEAWKFMENETELEFATINPVAIFGPSQSSHVSGSFELLTGLLNGSMKRVINIPLNVVDARDVADLHIRAMITPEANGERFIASADGEISMADIATLLRQERPELVSKMPSKTLPNAAIKVAALFNKHAKEGELMINMNRQISNAKAKDILGWAPISTKEEAVLAAVDSLAKYHLLDQKRILHKST